From the genome of Lentilactobacillus buchneri, one region includes:
- the gmk gene encoding guanylate kinase produces the protein MAKRGMLIVLSGPSGVGKGTVRKALFEEPDVDFEYSTSMTTRKPRPGEKNGVDYYFVSKEQFEENIQNGEMLEYAKYVDNYYGTPLKYVNETLESGKDVFLEIEVNGAMQVRANVPDAVFVFLTPPDLMELKHRLVGRGTDKMDVINKRIKKAVGEISMMRNYDYAVLNDQVPLAVDRIKSIIRSERLKVARVMPDYESMLGDK, from the coding sequence ATGGCTAAAAGAGGAATGTTGATTGTTTTATCAGGACCGTCCGGAGTTGGTAAGGGAACGGTGCGTAAGGCGTTGTTTGAGGAGCCTGATGTTGATTTTGAATATTCAACTTCAATGACAACCAGAAAGCCGCGTCCCGGTGAAAAGAACGGTGTCGATTATTATTTTGTTTCCAAAGAGCAGTTCGAAGAGAATATTCAGAATGGTGAAATGCTCGAGTACGCCAAGTATGTTGACAACTACTATGGGACCCCATTAAAATATGTTAACGAGACCTTGGAATCCGGCAAGGATGTTTTCTTGGAAATTGAAGTCAATGGTGCCATGCAGGTTCGCGCCAATGTTCCTGATGCGGTCTTCGTCTTTTTGACTCCGCCAGATCTAATGGAATTAAAACACCGTCTGGTTGGTCGTGGAACTGACAAGATGGATGTTATTAATAAGCGCATCAAAAAGGCCGTCGGCGAGATCAGCATGATGCGTAATTATGATTACGCCGTCTTAAACGACCAGGTTCCTTTGGCTGTTGACCGAATCAAGTCGATTATTAGAAGTGAACGATTAAAAGTTGCTCGGGTGATGCCCGATTATGAGTCAATGTTAGGAGATAAATAA
- the recN gene encoding DNA repair protein RecN — translation MLLELSITDFAIIEHLDIDFQAGMTVLTGETGAGKSIIIDAVGLLVGGRGSHDLIRTGASKAVIQGNFILHDDNPTYNVLDDLGIDHSDGNVIIERVIFANGRNSCRVNGIMVNIATLKRIGETIVDIQGQNDHQELMRPERHIQLLDDYAEDELASVLQSYQDQYDQFIKLRDLNQKKHQNEKQWAQRVDMLKFQIKEIEAADLHENEDTDLVAERDRLNNFQKIHDALLASYEGINGDEEASGSIDSIGSAMSSMQDIEDLDPEYKQISDNLSGAFFALQDVASQISDQLSNLEFDQDRLDQVEQRLNTIYQLKHKYGDSVSQILDYLAKIKQELKQMSGDAEASDDLDKQLATLKSDLIQQATKISDIRHRWAKKLEKAVHQQLSDLYMDKAVFEVNIQQNRALNRLGADRVEFYIQTNPGEKMLPLVKSASGGELSRIMLALKTMFAKAAGVTSIIFDEVDTGVSGRVAQAIGNKIYTISQKSQVLCITHLPQVAAMSDHHDFIEKKIADNRTTTTITELTTAQSVAEISRMLSGTAITKLTKEHASELLKLADEEKQKIKAS, via the coding sequence ATGTTACTCGAACTATCAATTACCGATTTTGCAATCATTGAACACTTAGATATTGATTTTCAGGCAGGAATGACCGTGTTAACCGGTGAAACCGGGGCTGGAAAGTCGATCATCATTGATGCTGTCGGCCTCTTGGTTGGCGGCAGGGGATCCCATGATCTCATTCGGACCGGGGCTTCCAAAGCCGTTATTCAGGGAAACTTCATCCTTCATGATGATAACCCCACCTACAACGTCCTTGATGACCTTGGAATTGATCACAGTGACGGTAACGTGATTATCGAGCGGGTCATTTTTGCCAATGGTCGCAACAGCTGTCGGGTAAACGGAATCATGGTCAATATTGCCACCCTCAAACGAATCGGCGAAACGATCGTCGATATTCAGGGTCAAAATGATCATCAGGAGTTAATGCGGCCGGAACGGCACATTCAATTATTAGATGACTATGCCGAAGATGAACTGGCAAGTGTTTTGCAATCTTATCAAGACCAATACGATCAATTTATTAAGCTGCGCGATCTAAATCAAAAGAAACATCAAAATGAGAAGCAGTGGGCTCAACGGGTTGATATGCTCAAATTTCAAATTAAAGAGATTGAAGCTGCCGATCTCCATGAGAATGAGGACACAGATTTAGTCGCTGAAAGAGACCGGTTGAACAATTTTCAAAAGATTCATGATGCGCTCTTGGCTAGTTATGAAGGCATTAACGGCGACGAGGAGGCCAGCGGGTCAATTGATTCAATCGGATCGGCAATGAGTTCGATGCAGGACATTGAAGATTTGGATCCTGAATATAAACAAATTTCGGATAATCTATCCGGAGCTTTCTTCGCGCTTCAAGATGTTGCCAGTCAGATTTCCGATCAATTGAGTAATTTAGAATTTGATCAGGACCGTTTGGATCAAGTTGAGCAGCGTCTCAACACCATCTATCAACTCAAGCACAAATATGGTGATTCAGTCAGTCAAATTTTGGACTATCTTGCCAAAATCAAACAGGAACTGAAACAAATGTCGGGGGATGCCGAAGCCAGCGACGATTTGGATAAGCAATTAGCCACGCTCAAATCCGATTTGATTCAGCAGGCAACTAAGATCTCAGACATTCGCCACCGGTGGGCTAAAAAGCTTGAAAAAGCCGTTCACCAGCAGTTATCCGACCTTTACATGGATAAAGCGGTCTTTGAGGTCAATATCCAGCAAAATCGTGCTTTAAACCGGCTGGGTGCAGATCGAGTTGAATTTTATATTCAGACCAATCCTGGTGAGAAAATGCTGCCATTGGTCAAGTCAGCTTCTGGAGGCGAATTGTCCCGGATTATGTTGGCTTTAAAGACCATGTTTGCCAAGGCTGCTGGTGTCACATCAATTATTTTCGATGAAGTCGATACCGGCGTTTCTGGACGGGTTGCCCAGGCGATTGGCAATAAGATTTATACGATTTCACAAAAATCTCAAGTTTTATGTATTACCCATTTACCACAAGTGGCTGCGATGAGTGATCATCACGACTTTATTGAAAAAAAGATTGCTGACAATCGGACAACCACGACGATTACGGAACTGACAACCGCCCAAAGTGTCGCTGAAATCTCGCGAATGCTTTCCGGAACGGCAATTACCAAGTTAACCAAGGAACATGCTAGTGAGCTGTTGAAATTGGCGGATGAGGAAAAACAAAAGATCAAAGCATCTTAA
- a CDS encoding arginine repressor codes for MRKKERQRLIKQLLTSNNIQRQEDFVSLLDKQGIKVTQATVSRDIKDMQLVKVPSVTGGYRYSLPTQKNIDTEKKLVQSIRDSFVSVDSQDKLVFMKVLPGSGPVISSLMYQMNYSGIFGTLGDDNTVLIICKTEADAINMRNQINSMLGTE; via the coding sequence ATGCGTAAGAAAGAACGCCAAAGGCTAATCAAACAATTACTGACAAGTAATAATATTCAAAGACAGGAAGATTTTGTCTCGCTACTGGATAAGCAGGGGATAAAAGTTACTCAGGCCACTGTTTCCAGAGACATTAAAGATATGCAGCTCGTCAAAGTACCTTCAGTTACCGGTGGGTATCGATACAGTTTGCCGACGCAAAAAAATATTGATACTGAAAAGAAACTGGTTCAATCGATTCGAGATTCGTTTGTGTCGGTTGACTCTCAAGACAAGTTGGTCTTTATGAAAGTCTTACCTGGTAGTGGACCGGTCATTTCTAGTTTGATGTACCAGATGAACTACAGCGGGATTTTCGGCACCCTCGGCGATGACAACACGGTCTTGATTATCTGCAAAACCGAAGCCGATGCGATTAATATGCGCAATCAGATCAATAGTATGTTGGGAACTGAATAG
- a CDS encoding TlyA family RNA methyltransferase: MEKQRVDVLLVTQGLFDTREKAKRAVMAGEILGDNEERLDKPGTKIPVDTDLHLKGKPMPYVSRGGLKLEKALKVFHLNVKGLTVLDIGSSTGGFTDVMLQNGAKLSYALDVGSNQLVWKLREDPRVVVMEHTNFRYSKLADFTHGQPEFASIDVSFISLELILPPLKQIITKNGHVVALIKPQFEAGKANVGKHGIVKDPAVHKMVLEKILNFAVANGYSVQNLDFSPIKGGAGNIEFLVELESDDQPVMSPNVSIEKVIENAYSELKGS, encoded by the coding sequence ATGGAAAAGCAACGAGTCGATGTACTACTAGTAACCCAAGGACTGTTTGATACCAGGGAAAAGGCCAAACGTGCCGTCATGGCGGGAGAGATTCTTGGTGATAACGAAGAACGGTTGGACAAACCGGGAACCAAAATCCCTGTGGATACCGACCTGCACCTTAAAGGCAAGCCAATGCCGTATGTCAGTCGTGGCGGGTTAAAACTCGAAAAAGCCCTCAAAGTATTTCATCTGAATGTTAAAGGGCTGACCGTGTTGGATATCGGCTCCTCAACTGGCGGGTTTACGGATGTGATGCTGCAAAACGGTGCCAAATTAAGCTACGCACTGGACGTCGGCAGTAATCAATTGGTCTGGAAACTGCGGGAGGATCCCCGGGTTGTGGTCATGGAACACACCAATTTCAGGTACAGTAAGTTGGCCGATTTCACCCATGGACAGCCTGAGTTTGCCTCAATTGACGTTTCATTCATTTCTTTAGAGTTAATCCTGCCACCGCTGAAACAGATCATCACTAAAAATGGTCATGTGGTGGCTTTGATTAAGCCTCAATTCGAAGCTGGTAAGGCCAATGTTGGCAAGCATGGTATCGTTAAGGATCCCGCTGTGCATAAAATGGTCTTGGAAAAAATTCTGAACTTCGCTGTGGCCAACGGTTATTCAGTTCAAAACCTTGATTTCTCGCCGATCAAGGGTGGCGCTGGCAATATTGAATTTTTAGTTGAGTTAGAATCTGATGATCAACCAGTCATGTCACCAAATGTTTCGATTGAAAAAGTCATCGAGAACGCTTATTCTGAATTAAAGGGTTCGTAA
- a CDS encoding polyprenyl synthetase family protein, which yields MATNLTDFERLWVPKINQILENDIKPDTDQTTLEAAMSYSVNAGGKRLRPLLTLAVLASLGDPIDQTVLKTSCALELMHSYSLIHDDLPAMDNDDLRRGKPTNHVKFGAGMATLAGDGLQPLAFQWLVDNDLDSQTQAELTLALAKAAGPHGMVSGQADDIEFEGTRLSLSGLQKLDRNKTGALIRYAVEAGLIMGRVIPEKRKSLLTFAEKFGEAYQIYDDILDVVGTEAEIGKPVHQDANKNTYPNLLGLAKSYEMLNQTVADAQQALATAREALSIDTSLLNDFTSYFKNKDEK from the coding sequence ATGGCAACCAACCTAACTGATTTTGAACGGTTGTGGGTTCCAAAAATCAATCAGATTTTGGAAAATGACATCAAACCGGATACGGATCAGACGACTCTGGAAGCAGCGATGAGTTATTCAGTCAACGCTGGAGGGAAACGCTTACGACCCTTGTTGACGCTTGCGGTATTGGCGAGTTTGGGCGACCCAATCGACCAGACCGTCTTAAAAACCAGCTGTGCACTGGAACTAATGCATTCGTATTCTTTAATTCATGATGATTTGCCGGCTATGGACAATGATGACCTCAGACGGGGAAAGCCTACCAATCACGTAAAATTTGGCGCTGGGATGGCAACTCTTGCAGGTGATGGCCTCCAACCACTGGCATTTCAGTGGCTGGTGGATAATGATTTGGACAGTCAAACCCAAGCTGAACTGACTTTGGCACTTGCCAAAGCTGCCGGCCCCCATGGGATGGTTTCAGGTCAGGCCGACGATATCGAATTTGAAGGCACCCGGCTATCGTTGTCAGGGCTTCAAAAACTTGACCGCAACAAAACCGGTGCCTTGATTCGCTATGCCGTTGAAGCTGGCCTGATTATGGGCCGGGTTATTCCGGAAAAACGCAAGTCACTGTTAACGTTTGCTGAGAAGTTTGGCGAAGCTTACCAAATTTACGATGACATCTTAGACGTTGTTGGGACAGAAGCAGAAATCGGCAAACCGGTCCACCAGGACGCTAATAAAAATACGTATCCCAATTTGCTTGGTTTGGCCAAATCATATGAAATGCTGAATCAGACGGTCGCCGATGCCCAGCAGGCCCTCGCAACTGCCAGAGAAGCGCTATCGATTGATACCAGTCTGTTAAATGATTTCACAAGCTATTTTAAAAATAAGGACGAAAAGTAA
- a CDS encoding exodeoxyribonuclease VII small subunit has protein sequence MPDKQDNQTFEEKMDQLETIVNQLEQGNVSLEESMAKFKTGIQLSEQLQDTLTKAEHTMAKMMDKDGNEVEFEAPKDEKDDSDGNQPN, from the coding sequence ATGCCTGATAAACAAGACAATCAAACCTTTGAGGAAAAAATGGACCAACTGGAAACCATCGTCAATCAATTGGAACAGGGAAACGTTTCCTTGGAAGAGTCGATGGCCAAATTTAAAACCGGAATTCAACTGAGTGAACAGCTTCAAGACACCTTAACCAAGGCCGAACACACCATGGCCAAAATGATGGACAAAGATGGCAATGAAGTGGAATTCGAAGCACCTAAAGATGAAAAGGATGATAGCGATGGCAACCAACCTAACTGA
- the xseA gene encoding exodeoxyribonuclease VII large subunit, translated as MANDYLTVSALTKYIKRKFDVDPYLTKVYLTGEISNFRLRPNAHQYFSLKDDHAKISAIMFKSAFNRLKFIPEEGMKVLVVGHISVYEPSGSYQIYVEQMEPDGVGQLYQAYEQLKQKLSTEGLFNLPKQPLAKFPKRIAVVTSPSGAVIRDIITTVRRRYPIAQIVLFPALVQGTEASADIVRQIERVNQIGNFDTLIVGRGGGSIEDLWPFNEENVARAIVASKIPVISSVGHETDTTIADLVADVRAATPTAAAELAVPRLDQVLVDLRTTQNRIINATYQVVQQDKQRLKRLRQSTVFTTPQRIYETFAQRLDLLTQRLYNQSDKITGKRKDRFSDLKLRLRLVAPTYTIREEQQKLATLKGRLNRATTQNLKNVSQHYQMLVGSLDHLSPLKILSRGYTYTTDEQGHFIKRVADLSSKTIDVHFSDGIVNASVNQINAKKEK; from the coding sequence GTGGCGAATGATTATTTAACCGTTAGCGCCTTAACAAAATATATTAAAAGAAAATTTGATGTTGATCCGTATTTAACTAAGGTATACCTCACTGGGGAAATCTCCAACTTTCGATTGCGCCCGAATGCCCACCAATACTTTAGCTTGAAGGATGATCACGCGAAAATTAGTGCGATCATGTTTAAATCGGCTTTCAACCGGCTAAAATTCATCCCTGAAGAAGGCATGAAAGTTTTAGTTGTGGGCCATATTTCGGTCTATGAACCCAGTGGAAGTTATCAAATCTATGTGGAACAGATGGAACCTGACGGCGTTGGTCAGCTGTACCAAGCTTACGAACAGCTCAAACAAAAACTGTCCACCGAAGGGTTATTCAATTTGCCAAAGCAGCCGCTGGCAAAATTTCCCAAACGAATTGCGGTCGTCACTTCGCCAAGCGGCGCGGTTATCCGCGATATTATTACCACTGTCCGCCGTCGATATCCGATTGCCCAAATTGTCCTGTTTCCTGCCCTGGTTCAAGGAACCGAGGCCAGTGCAGACATTGTCCGACAAATTGAGCGAGTCAATCAAATTGGCAATTTTGATACCCTCATTGTCGGGCGTGGTGGCGGATCGATCGAAGATTTGTGGCCGTTTAATGAAGAAAACGTCGCCAGAGCGATTGTTGCCAGTAAAATTCCAGTCATTTCCTCAGTTGGTCATGAAACCGACACCACAATTGCTGATTTAGTTGCCGATGTTCGGGCCGCGACACCAACGGCAGCTGCCGAACTGGCAGTTCCCAGGTTGGATCAAGTGTTAGTTGACCTCAGGACGACCCAAAACCGCATCATTAATGCGACTTACCAGGTTGTTCAGCAAGACAAACAGCGATTGAAGCGACTCCGGCAGTCCACTGTTTTCACGACACCTCAACGGATTTACGAAACTTTTGCTCAACGTTTGGATCTACTGACGCAGCGACTCTATAATCAATCTGACAAGATTACCGGTAAACGAAAGGATCGTTTTTCTGATCTTAAATTGCGCCTGCGTTTGGTCGCGCCAACATATACGATTAGAGAAGAGCAGCAAAAACTGGCAACACTCAAAGGTCGACTCAACCGGGCAACAACTCAGAACCTGAAAAATGTTTCCCAACATTATCAGATGTTGGTCGGCTCACTTGACCACTTGAGCCCGTTGAAGATTCTCAGTCGAGGTTATACGTACACCACAGACGAACAGGGACATTTTATCAAACGGGTTGCCGACTTGAGCAGCAAAACAATTGATGTCCATTTCAGTGACGGTATCGTCAACGCTTCTGTCAATCAGATAAATGCAAAGAAGGAGAAATAA
- a CDS encoding bifunctional methylenetetrahydrofolate dehydrogenase/methenyltetrahydrofolate cyclohydrolase — protein sequence MATIIDGKALAKKLNAQTSERVKQLQDQHGITPGLVVIIVGTDPASQRYVRNKHRTAVRLGIYSIVRELPDTITQDELLKVVQEYNQDPKITGILVQDPLPKQINEKQITRSILPEKDVDGFHPINVGKLYLNDSTKYPVACTPKGVMTMFDEYHIDLKGKNAVMIGRSAIVGKPMAALMLNAGASVSILHLLTKDITEYTKNADVIVSATGSLHTVTKNDVKPGAVIIDVGQNINEEGHLVGDTDYDDLFDKVSYITPVPGGVGPMTIATLMQQTVDLAEWSLERGE from the coding sequence ATGGCAACGATTATTGATGGAAAAGCATTGGCAAAGAAGTTAAACGCACAGACGAGCGAACGGGTAAAACAACTCCAAGACCAACACGGAATCACTCCCGGGTTAGTTGTGATCATTGTCGGCACAGATCCTGCCAGCCAGCGATATGTCAGAAATAAGCATCGGACGGCCGTTAGATTGGGAATCTATTCAATTGTCAGGGAATTACCAGATACCATTACCCAAGATGAGTTGCTGAAAGTTGTTCAGGAGTACAATCAGGATCCCAAGATTACGGGGATTTTAGTGCAGGACCCACTGCCAAAGCAAATCAATGAAAAACAAATCACCCGTTCCATTTTGCCTGAAAAAGATGTCGATGGTTTTCATCCAATTAACGTTGGAAAATTATACTTAAATGATTCAACCAAGTATCCGGTTGCATGTACGCCCAAAGGTGTGATGACAATGTTTGATGAATATCACATTGATTTGAAGGGGAAAAACGCGGTGATGATCGGCCGAAGTGCCATTGTCGGTAAACCAATGGCTGCTTTAATGTTAAATGCTGGTGCTTCGGTTTCAATTCTCCATCTTTTAACAAAAGATATTACTGAATATACTAAGAACGCTGATGTGATTGTTTCAGCAACCGGGAGTCTTCATACCGTTACTAAAAACGATGTTAAACCGGGAGCCGTCATTATTGATGTTGGTCAAAATATTAATGAAGAAGGGCACCTAGTGGGAGACACCGACTATGATGATTTATTTGACAAAGTTTCTTACATCACACCCGTTCCCGGTGGTGTTGGTCCAATGACAATTGCAACTTTGATGCAGCAAACTGTTGATTTAGCAGAATGGAGCCTTGAACGTGGCGAATGA
- the nusB gene encoding transcription antitermination factor NusB has product MELTRHQIREIAFQTLFALNTNDQTDWKDFFQVLTSGKYGDDYPEYLHQLISGVLEHKSEIDHTIEKYLASSWSLERIARTDLIILEIAIYEMVYVDDMPAKVSINEAIELAKKFSDDRSRKFVNGILSHALEELVK; this is encoded by the coding sequence GTGGAATTAACACGACACCAGATCAGAGAAATTGCGTTTCAAACACTGTTTGCCCTAAATACCAACGATCAAACTGATTGGAAGGATTTCTTCCAAGTTTTGACGAGCGGTAAATATGGCGACGACTACCCAGAATACCTGCATCAACTTATTTCTGGCGTTTTGGAACACAAGTCTGAAATCGATCATACAATTGAAAAGTATTTAGCTTCCAGTTGGTCACTTGAGCGAATTGCCCGAACCGATTTAATCATCTTGGAGATTGCTATCTACGAGATGGTTTATGTGGATGACATGCCTGCCAAGGTATCAATCAATGAAGCAATCGAACTTGCAAAAAAATTTAGTGACGACCGTTCACGAAAATTTGTTAACGGGATTTTGTCACATGCTTTAGAAGAACTGGTAAAATAG